A single genomic interval of Oncorhynchus mykiss isolate Arlee chromosome 13, USDA_OmykA_1.1, whole genome shotgun sequence harbors:
- the LOC110518424 gene encoding protein mono-ADP-ribosyltransferase PARP14-like isoform X2: MAESYLFSVLVELEGNPDIPKLKNKLVKYFQSKKSSNGGDCLVEYEISKGQGAVVWFRTAEVRQMVLEKQEHKIKLDQGVLKLNLRLPSDEVTIAQEIPSAVNSSKQPAVVPKDLPESGDGETACPKDSGDGETACPEDSAATDKTELQSTSAVLGNIQESMNQAFLEMLVENIMNAQTSASPTASQRFSLEILPDISMAVVTFQNVKDSEYFISNCISHKIFKQKELSVKLLEITAKVKVENIPPNYSSDHLHLYYEKEGEVVDLEMCEEDQSAIITFQDPHAVHRVTKKHHDEKQPIKAFPFYESLGTALYDKDQPTLKLPAAFTENIDQAIWRYLCDKQEATETINKIMAENFCKVDLQHHTVLLRPLPSLLKQKDVKAKHVHQWKDTVKTTFTQALSKFKSLELNVQDCAWEESEQEICKAMSGEAVVVVPDKAKGALIVVGLVDEVDRLSQSLKEIMDKIAKIIEREKTSKTEELHLAPSIYHVISQDGLQGKIAGEYPELKMAYNRESQNVILTGLMQEVWGANRKIIDGVSALKRKKVEVSNYVLEFLQEEDQEKLSNSLFTSQSVNAALEIDRNGLELLAVSDLALSEAKRQIEKCLVSKYIDVEDSNVLEMSGWKDLTSRLEKTYNILSRTFMVKTSGVHPNIKVVVAGNMDIVNSVQKELGGFLFQNAPVDEILQIKSNAIVQFIQEKESAWSDIVKGGVKVSFKDEAICLSGIRVHVSDCLTLFKDLVSSTYFDTLQVPEPGAKKFFQDEEAMYVEAVRMKTACVVQLVDEMHLVSNDKTVQAMEEMVPKEFGNHGGNNLQQHLAISTETQHYRWEQSTNGSERAQTKEGLTITLMKGNIQDALTEVVVNTVGNDLILDSGAVSTALLNAAGPELQELINQHATAGKVGEVIITKGCNLKSKLVFHTIAPRWSNGQGATQKTLSEIVKKCLVLAEQQQLMSVAFPAIGTGNLGFPRDLVASLMLDKVLKFSSKMNPKHLKEVVFILHPSDVSTFKAFTDEFNKRFMTQSAISKGSASTQQGLFSKVTSSSGMHETKMGGVVIQVVTGDITKETTDVIVNSTNKTFNLKTGVSKAILDAAGPTVEAECQQLTAQPIKDMILTEPGNLQSKKILHLVGISDPQNIQECVKDALKMCARKDFTSISFPALGTGQGNVQVSQVADAMFDALVEVVAKKSVSTLRLVRIVIFQTAMLTEFYNSMLKKENTDVQEEEDTDAQEAVTDLQDEGSLFKAFENIGTRIKSIFIRSKGNKPQKPERFVFMDKEVDPACFHICGDSQAKVDEAKQWVKDLILKEQDSSIITDDAIINLTTSDRQRISNMINTMGVRVEQESSQDKLTIEGITKDVLKVTNEIQKMLQRIRSEEELSRSAELASTVVEWQYQQQGGQYQSFDLIHNFRLEQANETKKQHVEVTIQGRMYKVTLPNGPATDNHGNSLDIRRIDKAAHDSLPQYWDTMPDNYLCQSFPIQPGTSEHDEVLGLFQATCQNSVLKIERIQNPSLWRNLQIKKQEMDSKNCHQNNEKRLFHGTCPLIIDTINANGFNRSYAGKNAAVYGNGTYFAVEASYSADDTYSVPDSQGQKHMYLCHVLTGDFTEGQRDMIAPPAKSKSTTQLYDSVTDDPTAPSMFIVFNDIQAYPAYLITFI; encoded by the exons GAAATACCATCTGCTGTCAACTCAAGCAAACAAC CTGCTGTTGTTCCAAAAGACTTACCTGAGAGTGGGGATGGAGAAACGGCCTGTCCTAAGGACAGTGGGGATGGAGAAACAGCCTGTCCTGAGGACAGTGCAGCAACAGATAAGACAGAGCTGCAATCCACCTCAGCAGTATTGGGAAACATTCAGGAGAGTATGAACCAGGCATTTCTGGAGATGTTGGTAGAGAACATCATGAATGCCCAAACCTCAGCTTCTCCTACTGCATCACAGAGATTCAGTCTGGAAATCCTGCCTGACATCAGTATGGCTGTAGTGACTTTCCAAAATGTAAAAG ATTCTGAGTACTTTATCTCAAACTGTATCAGCCACAAGATATTCAAGCAGAAAGAATTATCAGTAAAACTACTGGAAATCACAGCAAAAGTGAAAGTTGAAAACATACCTCCAAATTACAGTTCAGACCATCTCCATCTGTACTATGAAAAAGAAGGTGAAGTTGTCGACCTTGAAATGTGTGAAGAGGACCAATCCGCTATCATCACTTTCCAAGATCCACACG CTGTTCACAGAGTCACAAAAAAGCACCACGATGAGAAGCAGCCTATCAAAGCTTTCCCATTTTATGAATCTCTGGGAACGGCCCTGTATGACAAAGATCAACCCACATTGAAACTCCCAGCTGCCTTCACTGAGAACATCGACCAGGCCATTTGGAGATACCTTTGTGACAAGCAAGAAGCTACTGAAACCATCAACAAGATTATGGCCGAAAACTTCTGCAAAGTAGACCTGCAACACCATACTGTCCTGTTAAGGCCCCTACCATCTCTACTCAAACAGAAAGATGTCAAAGCCAAGCATGTCCACCAGTGGAAGGACACTGTCAAGACTACCTTCACTCAAGCCTTGTCTAAATTCAAATCCTTGGAGCTGAATGTACAGGACTGTGCATGGGAGGAGTCTGAACAGGAGATCTGCAAGGCAATGTCTGGTGAGGCAGTGGTTGTAGTCCCTGATAAGGCCAAAGGTGCACTCATAGTGGTGGGCTTGGTAGATGAAGTGGATAGGCTCAGTCAGTCACTAAAGGAAATCATGGACAAGATTGCCAAAATAATTGAGAGGGAGAAGACTAGCAAGACAGAGGAGCTCCACCTAGCTCCATCTATCTACCATGTCATTTCTCAAGATGGTCTGCAAGGCAAGATTGCAGGTGAATACCCAGAACTGAAGATGGCATACAACCGTGAGAGCCAGAATGTGATCTTAACAGGCTTAATGCAAGAGGTGTGGGGTGCTAATAGGAAGATTATAGATGGGGTGTCGGCACTGAAACGGAAGAAGGTGGAAGTGAGCAACTATGTCCTTGAGTTTCTGCAGGAGGAAGACCAAGAAAAGCTTAGCAACTCTCTTTTCACGTCACAGAGTGTTAATGCAGCACTAGAAATAGATAGAAATGGCTTGGAGCTCCTGGCTGTCTCAGACCTGGCCTTGAGTGAAGCAAAACGCCAAATTGAAAAATGTTTGGTTTCCAAGTACATAGATGTTGAAGACTCCAATGTCCTGGAGATGTCAGGGTGGAAGGACCTTACCTCCCGTTTggaaaaaacatacaacattttgTCTAGGACTTTCATGGTGAAGACGTCTGGTGTCCATCCAAATATAAAAGTGGTAGTGGCTGGCAATATGGACATTGTCAATTCAGTGCAAAAGGAACTTGGTGGCTTCTTATTTCAAAATGCTCCAGTTGATGAAATTCTTCAGATTAAGTCAAACGCCATTGTCCAATTCATCCAAGAAAAAGAGAGTGCTTGGTCCGATATAGTCAAAGGTGGAGTAAAGGTTTCTTTCAAGGATGAGGCCATTTGCCTTAGTGGCATCAGGGTTCATGTCTCTGACTGCTTGACCTTATTTAAAGACCTGGTATCATCAACATACTTTGATACTTTACAAGTCCCCGAACCTGGAGCAAAGAAGTTCTTCCAGGACGAGGAGGCCATGTATGTTGAAGCCGTTAGAATGAAGACAGCTTGTGTAGTCCAGCTGGTGGATGAGATGCATCTGGTGAGCAATGACAAGACAGTCCAGGCTATGGAGGAAATGGTGCCAAAAGAGTTTGGGAACCATGGGGGAAATAATCTGCAACAGCATCTGGCCATATCCACAGAGACCCAGCATTATAGATGGGAGCAGAGCACAAATGGGTCAGAGAGAGCGCAGACCAAAGAGGGGCTGACCATCACACTGATGAAAGGAAACATCCAAGATGCTTTG ACTGAGGTTGTTGTGAATACAGTCGGTAATGACCTGATACTGGATAGTGGAGCAGTCTCCACTGCACTCCTTAATGCTGCTGGCCCCGAACTTCAGGAACTGATAAACCAACATGCCACTGCTGGCAAGGTTGGGGAAGTCATCATCACCAAAGGCTGCAACCTCAAAAGCAAGCTGGTCTTTCATACAATTGCTCCTAGATGGAGTAATGGACAAGGAGCAACACAGAAG ACATTGAGTGAGATCGTAAAGAAGTGCTTGGTTCTGGCGGAGCAGCAGCAACTAATGTCAGTGGCCTTCCCCGCCATCGGCACAGGAAACCTGGGCTTCCCCAGAGACCTGGTGGCCTCTCTGATGCTGGATAAAGTCCTCAAATTCAGCAGTAAGATGAACCCCAAGCATTTGAAGGAGGTGGTGTTCATCCTCCACCCAAGTGATGTTTCGACTTTCAAG GCTTTCACTGACGAATTTAACAAAAGGTTCATGACCCAGTCTGCAATTTCAAAGGGCTCAGCATCCACTCAACAAG GTCTTTTCTCTAAGGTCACATCAAGCTCAGGGATGCATGAGACAAAGATGGGAGGGGTGGTTATACAGGTCGTCACAGGAGACATAACCAAAGAGACTACTGATGTCATCGTCAACTCCACCAATAAGACCTTCAACCTTAAGACAG GGGTGTCGAAAGCCATTCTGGATGCGGCTGGTCCAACTGTTGAGGCAGAATGTCAACAACTCA CAGCCCAACCTATAAAAGATATGATTTTGACTGAGCCAGGCAACCTGCAGAGTAAGAAGATCCTTCACCTGGTTGGCATCAGTGACCCTCAGAACATCCAGGAGTGTGTCAAGGATGCACTTAAAATGTGCGCAAGGAAAGACTTCACATCCATCTCATTTCCTGCTCTCGGCACAG GCCAAGGCAATGTACAGGTGAGCCAGGTGGCAGACGCCATGTTCGATGCGCTAGTGGAAGTGGTGGCCAAGAAGTCAGTGAGCACCTTGAGGCTGGTCCGGATTGTCATCTTTCAGACTGCCATGCTGACTGAATTTTACAACAGTATGCTGAAGAAGGAAAACACAGATGTTcaggaagaggaggacactgaTGCACAGGAGGCGGTCACTGACCTTCAAGATGAAGGCAGTCTGTTTAAAGCCTTTGAAAACATTGGCACCAGAATAAAAT CAATTTTCATTAGGAGTAAAGGTAATAAGCCACAAAAGCCTGAGAGATTTGTCTTCATGGATAAAGAAGTGGATCCGGCTTGCTTCCACATCTGTGGGGATTCTCAGGCTAAAGTAGATGAAGCCAAGCAGTGGGTCAAGGACCTGATCTTGAAGGAGCAAGACAGCTCCATCATCACTGACGATGCCATCATCAACTTAACGACTTCTGACCGCCAGCGCATTAGTAACATGATCAACACCATGGGAGTGAGAGTGGAACAGGAGTCATCTCAAGACAAGCTGACTATAGAGGGCATCACCAAAGACGTGCTCAAAGTTACTAATGAAATCCAGAAGATGCTCCAAAGGATCCGTAGTGAAGAGGAACTCAGTAGGAGTGCTGAGCTAGCCAGCACCGTGGTGGAATGGCAGTACCAGCAGCAGGGAGGGCAGTACCAAAGCTTTGACCTCATCCATAACTTCCGTCTGGAGCAGGCAAATGAGACCAAGAAGCAGCATGTGGAGGTCACTATCCAAGGTCGGATGTACAAGGTCACCCTGCCAAATGGGCCTGCGACAGATAACCATGGCAACAGCCTCGATATCAGACGCATTGACAAAGCAG CTCATGACAGTCTTCCTCAGTATTGGGATACCATGCCAGACAACTATTTATGCCAGTCCTTCCCCATCCAGCCAGGAACCTCTGAGCATGATGAGGTCCTAGGCCTGTTTCAGGCCACTTGCCAAAACAGCGTTCTAAAG ATTGAGAGGATCCAGAACCCAAGCCTGTGGAGGAATCTACAGATCAAGAAACAAGAAATGGATTCCAAGAACTGTCACCAGAACAATGAGAAGAGGCTGTTCCATGGAACTTGCCCCCTAATCATAGATACAATTAACGCAAACGGGTTCAATCGGAGCTACGCTGGGAAAAATG CGGCAGTGTATGGAAACGGCACCTACTTTGCAGTTGAAGCCAGCTACTCTGCCGATGACACATACTCAGTCCCAGATTCCCAAGGGCAGAAGCACATGTACCTGTGCCATGTTCTGACCGGAGATTTCACAGAAGGACAACGAGATATGATTGCGCCTCCAGCTAAAAGCAAATCAACTACTCAACTCTATGACAGCGTGACAGACGACCCAACAGCGCCATCCATGTTTATTGTATTCAACGACATTCAGGCTTATCCTGCGTACTTGATCACTTTCATCTAG
- the LOC110518424 gene encoding protein mono-ADP-ribosyltransferase PARP14-like isoform X1 produces the protein MAESYLFSVLVELEGNPDIPKLKNKLVKYFQSKKSSNGGDCLVEYEISKGQGAVVWFRTAEVRQMVLEKQEHKIKLDQGVLKLNLRLPSDEVTIAQEIPSAVNSSKQPAVVPKDLPESGDGETACPKDSGDGETACPEDSAATDKTELQSTSAVLGNIQESMNQAFLEMLVENIMNAQTSASPTASQRFSLEILPDISMAVVTFQNVKDSEYFISNCISHKIFKQKELSVKLLEITAKVKVENIPPNYSSDHLHLYYEKEGEVVDLEMCEEDQSAIITFQDPHAVHRVTKKHHDEKQPIKAFPFYESLGTALYDKDQPTLKLPAAFTENIDQAIWRYLCDKQEATETINKIMAENFCKVDLQHHTVLLRPLPSLLKQKDVKAKHVHQWKDTVKTTFTQALSKFKSLELNVQDCAWEESEQEICKAMSGEAVVVVPDKAKGALIVVGLVDEVDRLSQSLKEIMDKIAKIIEREKTSKTEELHLAPSIYHVISQDGLQGKIAGEYPELKMAYNRESQNVILTGLMQEVWGANRKIIDGVSALKRKKVEVSNYVLEFLQEEDQEKLSNSLFTSQSVNAALEIDRNGLELLAVSDLALSEAKRQIEKCLVSKYIDVEDSNVLEMSGWKDLTSRLEKTYNILSRTFMVKTSGVHPNIKVVVAGNMDIVNSVQKELGGFLFQNAPVDEILQIKSNAIVQFIQEKESAWSDIVKGGVKVSFKDEAICLSGIRVHVSDCLTLFKDLVSSTYFDTLQVPEPGAKKFFQDEEAMYVEAVRMKTACVVQLVDEMHLVSNDKTVQAMEEMVPKEFGNHGGNNLQQHLAISTETQHYRWEQSTNGSERAQTKEGLTITLMKGNIQDALTEVVVNTVGNDLILDSGAVSTALLNAAGPELQELINQHATAGKVGEVIITKGCNLKSKLVFHTIAPRWSNGQGATQKTLSEIVKKCLVLAEQQQLMSVAFPAIGTGNLGFPRDLVASLMLDKVLKFSSKMNPKHLKEVVFILHPSDVSTFKAFTDEFNKRFMTQSAISKGSASTQQGLFSKVTSSSGMHETKMGGVVIQVVTGDITKETTDVIVNSTNKTFNLKTGVSKAILDAAGPTVEAECQQLSKTTQPIKDMILTEPGNLQSKKILHLVGISDPQNIQECVKDALKMCARKDFTSISFPALGTGQGNVQVSQVADAMFDALVEVVAKKSVSTLRLVRIVIFQTAMLTEFYNSMLKKENTDVQEEEDTDAQEAVTDLQDEGSLFKAFENIGTRIKSIFIRSKGNKPQKPERFVFMDKEVDPACFHICGDSQAKVDEAKQWVKDLILKEQDSSIITDDAIINLTTSDRQRISNMINTMGVRVEQESSQDKLTIEGITKDVLKVTNEIQKMLQRIRSEEELSRSAELASTVVEWQYQQQGGQYQSFDLIHNFRLEQANETKKQHVEVTIQGRMYKVTLPNGPATDNHGNSLDIRRIDKAAHDSLPQYWDTMPDNYLCQSFPIQPGTSEHDEVLGLFQATCQNSVLKIERIQNPSLWRNLQIKKQEMDSKNCHQNNEKRLFHGTCPLIIDTINANGFNRSYAGKNAAVYGNGTYFAVEASYSADDTYSVPDSQGQKHMYLCHVLTGDFTEGQRDMIAPPAKSKSTTQLYDSVTDDPTAPSMFIVFNDIQAYPAYLITFI, from the exons GAAATACCATCTGCTGTCAACTCAAGCAAACAAC CTGCTGTTGTTCCAAAAGACTTACCTGAGAGTGGGGATGGAGAAACGGCCTGTCCTAAGGACAGTGGGGATGGAGAAACAGCCTGTCCTGAGGACAGTGCAGCAACAGATAAGACAGAGCTGCAATCCACCTCAGCAGTATTGGGAAACATTCAGGAGAGTATGAACCAGGCATTTCTGGAGATGTTGGTAGAGAACATCATGAATGCCCAAACCTCAGCTTCTCCTACTGCATCACAGAGATTCAGTCTGGAAATCCTGCCTGACATCAGTATGGCTGTAGTGACTTTCCAAAATGTAAAAG ATTCTGAGTACTTTATCTCAAACTGTATCAGCCACAAGATATTCAAGCAGAAAGAATTATCAGTAAAACTACTGGAAATCACAGCAAAAGTGAAAGTTGAAAACATACCTCCAAATTACAGTTCAGACCATCTCCATCTGTACTATGAAAAAGAAGGTGAAGTTGTCGACCTTGAAATGTGTGAAGAGGACCAATCCGCTATCATCACTTTCCAAGATCCACACG CTGTTCACAGAGTCACAAAAAAGCACCACGATGAGAAGCAGCCTATCAAAGCTTTCCCATTTTATGAATCTCTGGGAACGGCCCTGTATGACAAAGATCAACCCACATTGAAACTCCCAGCTGCCTTCACTGAGAACATCGACCAGGCCATTTGGAGATACCTTTGTGACAAGCAAGAAGCTACTGAAACCATCAACAAGATTATGGCCGAAAACTTCTGCAAAGTAGACCTGCAACACCATACTGTCCTGTTAAGGCCCCTACCATCTCTACTCAAACAGAAAGATGTCAAAGCCAAGCATGTCCACCAGTGGAAGGACACTGTCAAGACTACCTTCACTCAAGCCTTGTCTAAATTCAAATCCTTGGAGCTGAATGTACAGGACTGTGCATGGGAGGAGTCTGAACAGGAGATCTGCAAGGCAATGTCTGGTGAGGCAGTGGTTGTAGTCCCTGATAAGGCCAAAGGTGCACTCATAGTGGTGGGCTTGGTAGATGAAGTGGATAGGCTCAGTCAGTCACTAAAGGAAATCATGGACAAGATTGCCAAAATAATTGAGAGGGAGAAGACTAGCAAGACAGAGGAGCTCCACCTAGCTCCATCTATCTACCATGTCATTTCTCAAGATGGTCTGCAAGGCAAGATTGCAGGTGAATACCCAGAACTGAAGATGGCATACAACCGTGAGAGCCAGAATGTGATCTTAACAGGCTTAATGCAAGAGGTGTGGGGTGCTAATAGGAAGATTATAGATGGGGTGTCGGCACTGAAACGGAAGAAGGTGGAAGTGAGCAACTATGTCCTTGAGTTTCTGCAGGAGGAAGACCAAGAAAAGCTTAGCAACTCTCTTTTCACGTCACAGAGTGTTAATGCAGCACTAGAAATAGATAGAAATGGCTTGGAGCTCCTGGCTGTCTCAGACCTGGCCTTGAGTGAAGCAAAACGCCAAATTGAAAAATGTTTGGTTTCCAAGTACATAGATGTTGAAGACTCCAATGTCCTGGAGATGTCAGGGTGGAAGGACCTTACCTCCCGTTTggaaaaaacatacaacattttgTCTAGGACTTTCATGGTGAAGACGTCTGGTGTCCATCCAAATATAAAAGTGGTAGTGGCTGGCAATATGGACATTGTCAATTCAGTGCAAAAGGAACTTGGTGGCTTCTTATTTCAAAATGCTCCAGTTGATGAAATTCTTCAGATTAAGTCAAACGCCATTGTCCAATTCATCCAAGAAAAAGAGAGTGCTTGGTCCGATATAGTCAAAGGTGGAGTAAAGGTTTCTTTCAAGGATGAGGCCATTTGCCTTAGTGGCATCAGGGTTCATGTCTCTGACTGCTTGACCTTATTTAAAGACCTGGTATCATCAACATACTTTGATACTTTACAAGTCCCCGAACCTGGAGCAAAGAAGTTCTTCCAGGACGAGGAGGCCATGTATGTTGAAGCCGTTAGAATGAAGACAGCTTGTGTAGTCCAGCTGGTGGATGAGATGCATCTGGTGAGCAATGACAAGACAGTCCAGGCTATGGAGGAAATGGTGCCAAAAGAGTTTGGGAACCATGGGGGAAATAATCTGCAACAGCATCTGGCCATATCCACAGAGACCCAGCATTATAGATGGGAGCAGAGCACAAATGGGTCAGAGAGAGCGCAGACCAAAGAGGGGCTGACCATCACACTGATGAAAGGAAACATCCAAGATGCTTTG ACTGAGGTTGTTGTGAATACAGTCGGTAATGACCTGATACTGGATAGTGGAGCAGTCTCCACTGCACTCCTTAATGCTGCTGGCCCCGAACTTCAGGAACTGATAAACCAACATGCCACTGCTGGCAAGGTTGGGGAAGTCATCATCACCAAAGGCTGCAACCTCAAAAGCAAGCTGGTCTTTCATACAATTGCTCCTAGATGGAGTAATGGACAAGGAGCAACACAGAAG ACATTGAGTGAGATCGTAAAGAAGTGCTTGGTTCTGGCGGAGCAGCAGCAACTAATGTCAGTGGCCTTCCCCGCCATCGGCACAGGAAACCTGGGCTTCCCCAGAGACCTGGTGGCCTCTCTGATGCTGGATAAAGTCCTCAAATTCAGCAGTAAGATGAACCCCAAGCATTTGAAGGAGGTGGTGTTCATCCTCCACCCAAGTGATGTTTCGACTTTCAAG GCTTTCACTGACGAATTTAACAAAAGGTTCATGACCCAGTCTGCAATTTCAAAGGGCTCAGCATCCACTCAACAAG GTCTTTTCTCTAAGGTCACATCAAGCTCAGGGATGCATGAGACAAAGATGGGAGGGGTGGTTATACAGGTCGTCACAGGAGACATAACCAAAGAGACTACTGATGTCATCGTCAACTCCACCAATAAGACCTTCAACCTTAAGACAG GGGTGTCGAAAGCCATTCTGGATGCGGCTGGTCCAACTGTTGAGGCAGAATGTCAACAACTCAGTAAAACCA CCCAACCTATAAAAGATATGATTTTGACTGAGCCAGGCAACCTGCAGAGTAAGAAGATCCTTCACCTGGTTGGCATCAGTGACCCTCAGAACATCCAGGAGTGTGTCAAGGATGCACTTAAAATGTGCGCAAGGAAAGACTTCACATCCATCTCATTTCCTGCTCTCGGCACAG GCCAAGGCAATGTACAGGTGAGCCAGGTGGCAGACGCCATGTTCGATGCGCTAGTGGAAGTGGTGGCCAAGAAGTCAGTGAGCACCTTGAGGCTGGTCCGGATTGTCATCTTTCAGACTGCCATGCTGACTGAATTTTACAACAGTATGCTGAAGAAGGAAAACACAGATGTTcaggaagaggaggacactgaTGCACAGGAGGCGGTCACTGACCTTCAAGATGAAGGCAGTCTGTTTAAAGCCTTTGAAAACATTGGCACCAGAATAAAAT CAATTTTCATTAGGAGTAAAGGTAATAAGCCACAAAAGCCTGAGAGATTTGTCTTCATGGATAAAGAAGTGGATCCGGCTTGCTTCCACATCTGTGGGGATTCTCAGGCTAAAGTAGATGAAGCCAAGCAGTGGGTCAAGGACCTGATCTTGAAGGAGCAAGACAGCTCCATCATCACTGACGATGCCATCATCAACTTAACGACTTCTGACCGCCAGCGCATTAGTAACATGATCAACACCATGGGAGTGAGAGTGGAACAGGAGTCATCTCAAGACAAGCTGACTATAGAGGGCATCACCAAAGACGTGCTCAAAGTTACTAATGAAATCCAGAAGATGCTCCAAAGGATCCGTAGTGAAGAGGAACTCAGTAGGAGTGCTGAGCTAGCCAGCACCGTGGTGGAATGGCAGTACCAGCAGCAGGGAGGGCAGTACCAAAGCTTTGACCTCATCCATAACTTCCGTCTGGAGCAGGCAAATGAGACCAAGAAGCAGCATGTGGAGGTCACTATCCAAGGTCGGATGTACAAGGTCACCCTGCCAAATGGGCCTGCGACAGATAACCATGGCAACAGCCTCGATATCAGACGCATTGACAAAGCAG CTCATGACAGTCTTCCTCAGTATTGGGATACCATGCCAGACAACTATTTATGCCAGTCCTTCCCCATCCAGCCAGGAACCTCTGAGCATGATGAGGTCCTAGGCCTGTTTCAGGCCACTTGCCAAAACAGCGTTCTAAAG ATTGAGAGGATCCAGAACCCAAGCCTGTGGAGGAATCTACAGATCAAGAAACAAGAAATGGATTCCAAGAACTGTCACCAGAACAATGAGAAGAGGCTGTTCCATGGAACTTGCCCCCTAATCATAGATACAATTAACGCAAACGGGTTCAATCGGAGCTACGCTGGGAAAAATG CGGCAGTGTATGGAAACGGCACCTACTTTGCAGTTGAAGCCAGCTACTCTGCCGATGACACATACTCAGTCCCAGATTCCCAAGGGCAGAAGCACATGTACCTGTGCCATGTTCTGACCGGAGATTTCACAGAAGGACAACGAGATATGATTGCGCCTCCAGCTAAAAGCAAATCAACTACTCAACTCTATGACAGCGTGACAGACGACCCAACAGCGCCATCCATGTTTATTGTATTCAACGACATTCAGGCTTATCCTGCGTACTTGATCACTTTCATCTAG